The stretch of DNA TTCGTTAATTTCCGTCGGTTCCATAATCAAATACCAGCCCAAAACTTCGGTATAAAATTTAACGGCTTTTTCCACATCCGGCACTGAAATACCAATATGTGAAAAAGTTCTTGGATAGGTTGATGACATAATATATTTCCTACTTGTTCATTAGATATGGTGTATTTTAGGGGTAAATGCCATAATTAAAAATTATCATTTGGCATCAAAATGAGAACGTAGGGAAATGATTAATCAGGTTTGGTTGCGCACTTATTGCACGTTAGTTGATACTGGCCATTTTACAAAAACGGCAGAACAACTTTACATGACGCAGTCTGGCGTTAGTCAACAAATAAAAAAGCTTGAAGGTCAATTGGCGGTTCAATTGCTAATAAGAGAAGGCAAGTCTTTTACCTTAACAAGTGCAGGACAAGTGCTATATAAAAAAGGAAAGGAGCTTTTAAGTTCAATTAATGATTTAGAGCTAAGAATAAAAGAAGATAGCTCGACAGTTGGGAATATTTCATTAAGCAGTCCAGGAAGTATAGGCTTAAAGTTATATCCTGAGCTCTTAGCTCTTCAAAAAAAGCATCCAAATTTAACGATAGAGTATGCGTTTGCGCCAAATCAGATGATAATTAAACACGTTCAAAACAAGGAAATTGATATAGGCCTTGTCACACGTAATTCTTTGGAGCCTGACATACAATTTGAAGCTATAGGTCAGGAAGAGCTGGTGTTAGTCACACCCAAGAATACAATTAATCCAAGCTGGCAAAATTTAGAGACACTGGGATTCATTGATCACCCAGATGCGTCTCATCACGCTCAACTTTTGCTAGGCGCAAACTACAAACTGTTCACAACCGTAACTCAGTTTACTCGAACTGGTTTTTCTAATCAGATAGGTTTGATATTGGAGCCTGTTGCTCTCGGGCTCGGCTTTACGGTGTTACCCAAATTTACAGTTCATGCATTTAATCGTTGTGATGAAGTGATGGTTCATCGATTACCGAAGGCGGTATTTGAAACTATTTATTTGGTATCGAATAAAAAGAACTATAAGACTAAACGTGTTGCTTTTGTTGAGTCTAAGTTGATTGAGTTTTTAGAGGAAGAAGCGAGGTAATGTCGCTTCTTCCAAACTCTAGTAGGTGTGGTATCAGTTCGCCACCATATAAATGAATAAGACAGTGACTTAGCGCTTTGAGTCTAACAGAGCCTGCTTTTCAGCATCTGATAAGAACGCGGCCTTTACACCATTTTTTTGGATTTGGCTCAATTCGTCGCCGTTAAAGCCCAAAATATCTTGAGCAACACGGTATTCATTTAAAATATCGATATTGGAGACTGCAGGGTCGTCGGTATTCAAAAATACGTTTACACCATGATCAAAGAAAGTTCGCAGTGGGTGTTTTTTAATATCATCAATTGTGGCGGTTTGATAATTTGAAGTAGGGCAAGACTCAATTGAGATGTTATTTTCTACTAAGTAATCCATTAGCTTTAAGTCTTTGATGGCTGCAACTCCGTGCCCGATTCGGGTCGCGCCTAACAAGTTAATAGCGTCCCAAATGCTTTCAGGGCCGCGAGCTTCACCAGCGTGCACAGTAATATTTAAACCAGCGTCACGCGCCAATTTAAAGTGGTCAACAAACATCGTTGCCGGGAAGTTAAATTCATCGCCCGCTAAGTCTAACGCAATAACTTTATCTTTATGCGCTAGGATAGCTTGTAACTCTTTCATACAAGTGTCTACGCCAAAGGTGCGACTAAGAATACCAATTAGATTCGCTTTTACGCCAAAATCTCTGCTACCTGCGGCAACAGCATCAGCCACAACGTTTACCACCTCAGCCATGTCCAAGTTATAGGCCATTGCCATGTAGTGAGGAGAGAAACGCAGTTCGGTATAATCTATTTGCTGAGCTTTAGCGTCCGCCATATTTTCATAAGCAACGCGGTAGATAGCGTCATAATCAGCAAGTACAGATACGCCATAATCCAACTTTTGCAAAAAACCTAACAAATCTGATGACTGACCTTGAATTTGGGCATGCGGCGTAAATTCTTCTAGGTTACTACCTGGTAAGTCAATGTTGTGCTTTTGGGCAAGTTCCCAAACGGTTTTCGGCGCAATATTGCCGTCTAAGTGACGGTGTAGGTCAACCAAAGGAAGCTGTTTGTTGATCATGATTATCCATAATTGTGTTTTGATTAGAAGGGGCATTATAACGCAATAGAATTATTTGTAATTAACAAAGTTAATAGAAAATTCATAATAAAAGCCGTATTGACGTTGCTTTACGGGCCAAATTTAGGTCAAATAGCGACTTGCCCAAAACCAATATAAATATAGGAATTAGCATGGCGTCTAGAACAGACTTAGCAAATGCCATTCGTGCGTTAAGCATGGATGCGGTCCAAAAA from Psychrosphaera aestuarii encodes:
- the add gene encoding adenosine deaminase, translating into MINKQLPLVDLHRHLDGNIAPKTVWELAQKHNIDLPGSNLEEFTPHAQIQGQSSDLLGFLQKLDYGVSVLADYDAIYRVAYENMADAKAQQIDYTELRFSPHYMAMAYNLDMAEVVNVVADAVAAGSRDFGVKANLIGILSRTFGVDTCMKELQAILAHKDKVIALDLAGDEFNFPATMFVDHFKLARDAGLNITVHAGEARGPESIWDAINLLGATRIGHGVAAIKDLKLMDYLVENNISIESCPTSNYQTATIDDIKKHPLRTFFDHGVNVFLNTDDPAVSNIDILNEYRVAQDILGFNGDELSQIQKNGVKAAFLSDAEKQALLDSKR
- a CDS encoding LysR family transcriptional regulator: MINQVWLRTYCTLVDTGHFTKTAEQLYMTQSGVSQQIKKLEGQLAVQLLIREGKSFTLTSAGQVLYKKGKELLSSINDLELRIKEDSSTVGNISLSSPGSIGLKLYPELLALQKKHPNLTIEYAFAPNQMIIKHVQNKEIDIGLVTRNSLEPDIQFEAIGQEELVLVTPKNTINPSWQNLETLGFIDHPDASHHAQLLLGANYKLFTTVTQFTRTGFSNQIGLILEPVALGLGFTVLPKFTVHAFNRCDEVMVHRLPKAVFETIYLVSNKKNYKTKRVAFVESKLIEFLEEEAR